The following proteins come from a genomic window of Salvia hispanica cultivar TCC Black 2014 chromosome 4, UniMelb_Shisp_WGS_1.0, whole genome shotgun sequence:
- the LOC125220255 gene encoding subtilisin-like protease 3, which produces MAFAWCVALICIVYFNQVISANQTTLQTYIVHVESLQLTDLGSFLEAPRILHRYRNVLTGFAAKLSADDLEALRGIKGFISARPEQVYELHTTHSPNFLGLNQNVGFWKGSNYGKGVIIGLLDTGITAGHPSFHDQGVPPPPAKWKGKCQFGPKGCNNKLIGARGFDGRVPADELGHGTHTSGTAGGNFVRGAAIFGNANGTAAGIAPLAHVAMYRVCSPDSCTESSVLAGLEAAIEDGVDVLSLSLGGDSAPFYRDSIAIGAFRATEKGISVVCSAGNSGPDPRSLSNEAPWILTVGASTMDRKLTATVVLGNGVEFDGESAHGFPPTSEAEIFYNNPTLCAEEELKSYGVKGKIVVCDEGLITRISKGEAVKKAGGVGMILINGISPAYTLSAERHVLPASHISYADAIELKSYLNSTKHPKAKIIYKGTQIGKQIQAPAMTSFSSRGPSIASPGILKPDITGPGNNILAAWNASIDDDTTTSGFNMISGTSMSCPHLSGVAALLKSAHPEWSPTAIKSAIMTTADRVDRGGKPISDQRLLPADVFATGAGHVNPTKANDPGLIYDIRPDDYIPYLCGLNFSNAQVGAVVHRRVDCERESSIREAQLNYPSFSIKLGSTAQKYTRTVTNVGRAKSVYKVSVAAPAGVDVKVKPGKLRFKKVGQKLRYSVMFRRSGSGGADNKIVQGEIKWRSGKHSVRSPVAVIFG; this is translated from the coding sequence ATGGCATTTGCTTGGTGTGTAGCTCTCATTTGCATAGTCTATTTTAACCAAGTAATAAGCGCTAATCAAACCACCTTACAAACATATATCGTCCATGTAGAGTCGCTACAACTCACCGATCTCGGTTCTTTTTTGGAGGCGCCGCGCATCTTGCATCGCTACCGCAACGTGCTCACGGGTTTCGCCGCGAAGCTATCGGCCGACGACTTAGAAGCGCTTCGCGGCATCAAAGGTTTCATCTCCGCGCGGCCCGAGCAAGTGTATGAGCTCCACACCACCCACTCCCCCAATTTCTTAGGCCTCAACCAAAATGTAGGATTTTGGAAGGGATCCAACTACGGCAAAGGCGTGATAATCGGGTTGCTCGACACCGGAATCACGGCGGGCCACCCCTCGTTCCACGACCAAGGGGTCCCGCCCCCGCCCGCCAAGTGGAAGGGCAAGTGCCAGTTTGGCCCCAAGGGGTGCAATAACAAGCTGATCGGGGCAAGGGGCTTTGACGGCCGCGTGCCTGCGGACGAGTTAGGCCACGGCACGCACACGTCAGGCACGGCCGGGGGCAATTTCGTCCGCGGCGCGGCCATCTTCGGCAACGCCAACGGCACAGCGGCCGGCATTGCCCCTCTTGCACATGTTGCCATGTACAGAGTATGCAGCCCCGATAGCTGCACCGAGAGCAGCGTCCTTGCAGGACTCGAGGCCGCCATCGAAGACGGCGTCGATGTCCTGTCGCTGTCGCTGGGAGGGGATTCAGCCCCCTTCTACCGCGACAGCATCGCCATCGGCGCGTTCAGGGCCACGGAGAAGGGGATCTCCGTGGTCTGCTCGGCCGGGAACAGCGGCCCGGACCCCCGCTCCCTGTCGAACGAGGCCCCGTGGATCCTCACCGTTGGCGCCTCCACGATGGACAGGAAACTAACTGCCACCGTCGTCCTCGGCAACGGCGTCGAATTCGACGGAGAATCGGCGCATGGTTTCCCTCCCACAAGTGAAGCGGAAATCTTTTACAACAATCCAACACTCTGCGCGGAAGAAGAGTTGAAGAGTTATGGTGTGAAAGGAAAGATAGTAGTGTGTGACGAAGGGCTTATTACAAGAATAAGTAAAGGGGAGGCTGTGAAGAAGGCCGGCGGCGTGGGGATGATACTCATAAACGGCATCTCTCCAGCCTACACGCTTTCCGCGGAAAGGCATGTTCTCCCGGCATCACACATCAGCTACGCCGACGCAATCGAATTGAAATCATATCTTAATTCCACCAAACACCCCAAAGCCAAAATCATATACAAAGGAACCCAAATTGGGAAACAAATCCAAGCACCAGCGATGACATCTTTCTCATCCAGAGGCCCCAGCATTGCAAGCCCCGGAATCCTGAAACCCGACATCACCGGTCCCGGAAACAACATCCTCGCCGCCTGGAACGCCTCCATCGACGACGACACCACCACGTCCGGCTTCAACATGATCTCGGGGACCTCAATGTCGTGCCCGCATCTCAGCGGCGTGGCGGCGCTGCTGAAGAGCGCGCACCCAGAATGGTCCCCGACGGCCATAAAGTCGGCCATCATGACCACCGCGGACCGGGTGGACCGCGGGGGGAAGCCTATCAGCGACCAGAGGCTTCTCCCCGCGGACGTGTTTGCCACTGGGGCAGGGCATGTCAACCCCACCAAGGCCAATGATCCCGGGCTTATCTACGACATCCGACCAGACGACTACATCCCCTACTTGTGCGGGTTGAATTTCAGCAACGCACAAGTGGGCGCTGTTGTGCATCGCAGAGTGGATTGCGAGAGAGAATCGAGCATTCGAGAGGCGCAGCTCAACTACCCGTCGTTCTCGATCAAACTTGGATCAACGGCGCAGAAGTATACAAGAACTGTTACCAACGTTGGGAGAGCCAAGTCTGTGTACAAAGTGAGCGTGGCTGCTCCTGCCGGTGTGGATGTGAAGGTCAAACCGGGTAAGCTTCGATTTAAGAAGGTGGGTCAGAAATTGAGGTACAGTGTGATGTTTAGGCGGTCGGGGAGTGGGGGAGCCGATAATAAAATAGTTCAAGGAGAGATTAAATGGAGGTCGGGCAAACATTCTGTTAGAAGCCCTGTTGCAGTTATATTTGGATGA